From the Corvus cornix cornix isolate S_Up_H32 chromosome 1A, ASM73873v5, whole genome shotgun sequence genome, the window GTAAACAGACCTGGTCAATAAGGCTTTTATTATCTTCCTGTACCCACACACATTTGCAGACAATAACTAAAGTGCCAGTTCAATTTTCCCACCCATCTGGCTTTGGTATGGAATCAGTGCAGGTCGAACCTCCTCCTTCAGGAACTTTGCCACCTGTtcaagatgagaaaaataaaattaggaaaagggcttgcctcctcctccccacttAGAACTGCTTGTTTCACTGGGGTCTCTCTTTCACAAAGACACTCAACAGTGGTATGTCCAGGGTCAAAAGTGTGAAGCCACAgggaagaaagacaagaaagccaaggaaatcaaaagagagaaatgtgtCTTCCTTAGGAGTATGGCCAGAGTTATATAATATGTACACTCTGTAGCATACAAAAAGGATGCAGGAATTAAGTACACATTGCATTACAACCCATAGCCTCTTCCCACTACTTTACCTGTTGAGGAGCACGTCCAGTGAATGAGGAGGGATCCAACAGGCTTTCAAGTTGTTTATGGATAGGGCTGAAGTAAGGATCAGCACGGACACGGGCAATGAAGTCATTATCACCCCCTTCCTGTTTCacaacagctgctgcttgctgagAGAGAACACGAATCTTCTCGTGGCAGTCCTGTAAGTATAGGGGGAAGAAGATGGGAAAAGTAATTCCGTTGCTACTGACAGCACATGGTCATCTCGCCAACTTGTGTGGGAGGAAAAATATTGAAGTGTATTGCCCTGGACAGTGCAAAAAGACGGCACATTTTGGACTGCAGTCTCACATGCCACTACATTAAAACAagattttcttcatgctttcaAATCTGTCCTTTGAGGCTGAAACAGTCTGAATGTCACATACACTCCCTGTTGAACTATAACATAAACTAATGACACTGGAATCATTTATACTTCTTCAAATTTCCCAAATACTCTGAGTCactatagggttttttttcaactgtaaaCCATGTAAAACCTCTACAGatttggaaaagggaaaagaaaagaatctgtCCAACTTAACAAGCAGTGAGACTTTGCAAACTATGGCTTATGTAAGGAcatagagaggaaaaaaaaccccttccttTGCAATCAATTGGTAAGAACAAGGGAACCCAACTGTAGTCAGGTACCACCTGCAAAATCAGATATTGCCATGCGGTCCTAAAATACAGCCATGTGGTTGCATTTACAGCTATGCAAGAAGCTTCTCCTTAAATGTATTATCATTGATCTACAATTAGGACAAAAATTATCCTGTTTCCTCCATCCAAATATCATTTGGCTTCAGCACTGACCTGCCTCAGGTGAACAGATCTATCTTCTGGATGTTTAGAAGAGGGAGCTGTTTAATAGTGGGGAAGTGAGTTTCTGTGCTATGAGGTGGGAAAGCCTAGAAAATATGCTGTTCCAAagttcccagcacaggaaaacagaacatATGAATGTGAACATGAACACCTTCTACAAATGTACTAAGCCCTATAGGTGTGTATTTAAACAGCACCAGAAAGAAGGCAGGTCAACAAGAGACACAAATGAATCACACAATGTGATTCACATGCTGTGACCCTTAATGTGTTTAGTCAGGAAGCTTACTCACTGACCCACTGACATCAGAGAcacaggggaaaggaaaaaagggaaaaatatagTGACTAATATAGTGGCTGATTTGCCACAAGTGTTTCAGAAAACTAGAACTATTCTGCTCAAAGCTTCTATCAAACCCTTTCATTATTCTTGCAAGTTTTAACTTCTGTCCTTGATGTGGAAATAATCatagaaggaaaaattactATCTAAAAGGTAAGTGAAAATAAGGTGTTTTATTACGATGGAAATTTAATTATCAATTTTGACCTGAATTGTGAAATTAAATGATAAGGAAATATAATCTAATTGTGTCTGGCTTTACTTactaaggaaaatatttaattacagttTGCTTGAACACAGGAAGCCGAATGAAGGACTATAAACAAAGTGGTTAATACACTATACTGAGTTAGGGAAGAATGACACATGAATGAGTGGTTCAGATGGTCTTACTTGCTTTTTTGTTAACAGCACTGATTCATCCTCTTCTAATTTATAAGGTAGCCAACTGCCAACATGTTCCATTTAAAGAAGCTTGGCCTATGTTCCAAGTTCcttcaaacacttaaaaaaggaaaacgCCTACTAGTATCAGCTATAAAAATAGGTCTCCctcttctccagcacagccagctaGATCAGCTCAAACACACAGTGTTCCTAACAGAAAATAGGGATTTCCACAAGTGCTCTCCCCTCAGAGAACAGACCctggctttgcagcagcagtgtAGTTATAACAACTCCATGGGAGCAGgtgaagagcagagaaaggtGAGATAGGACAAGAGCCCAGATACATTTGTTTCTCAGGAGACAAACACCAGGCCGTGAACACTTCATTTATACCTGACGATTGCCCCCAGCCTTCACCATTGCCATGATTATATTCTCTGTGGCCATGAATGGCAACTCCTGCCGGATCCTTCTCTCAATCAccttaaacacacacaaaaaaaaaaaaaaaaaacaggaaaaaaagaaacagcattaTAGAAAGCCTATAGACAACCAAAAACTTCgcagtgaggtttttttttcctgtcccctTGAATCTCTAGGACTGGACAatggtcacagaatcacagaaaagtAGGGGTTGGAAGGCAtctttaaaggccatctagtccaaccccctgcaatgagcagggacatcttcaactggattaggttgctcagagccctgtccaacctgactgtgaatgtttccagggatggggcatccactacctctctgggcaaccttttcTAGTGTTTCATCACCCTCTTTGtaataaaaattctttcctaTATCATCTAAATTGTCCCTCTGTCAGTGTAAAACTGTTACTCCTTGTCCTATATAACAGGCCCTGGTAAAAAGTTTGTCCCCATGATTCAAAGACAAATTCTTGTTTTGAACTTAGCTCTGGAAATCCAGATATTGAAGTTGATAATACTTAGAAGCCATATCTTGTAAGAGACATTACTTTGGAAAAGATGTAGTAAGTTACAGGACTGGACGAGATCTGTCTAGACAGTATATTTTGCTGCTAAGTTATACAGATCCGTTCTgtaattcagagaaaaatatcctttgTGAGAAGTTTTGTATTTACTCTTTTATTGACCTCACAAGAGACCTTTCATGTATGTCCTACAACATGAGAATATGGCAAGAACAGAGTAAAATCCAGAAACCATTTGAACTAACAGATAAAAATGTAATCCTTGGAGTGGGAGCATTTTTATACGCTTTGGCATAGGTGTAGCATTACCAAGGAAGTCCATTATCTCCTGCTTTACCTTTGGATACACCACGAGTCCCTCGGAGACATTCTGCAGCGTACTCAGAATGATGTCAGCTGTGAGGAAAGCCTCAGCCAGACACACGCGCCTACGAAACACACATACCCAGAGCCCTGGTCAGCAACAAAGGCCATGTTCCAGTCCACCTCAGATCCTTCAGGTTCTGTAAATAATGCTGTAAATAGCCTTACTGTGGCCTAACACTGGaactgttctcttttttttttctttttggttagtacagagggagagagaaaagggtgAAGGCACACACAGAAAGCTCCAAGGTAATTCCATGATTACACAGATGGGAAACAGGGCAGCAATCTAGAGTATCTTCCCTTGTGTGTTCTGTGTTGAACTGTCTACTACTGATCCTACCCTGCAGGAGTAAGACATGCTGCATGCTCATGCTGTGCTCAGTGGGGAACTTCCAAAGGGATCCATGCATTTGGTGAGGGCTTCCTCCAAGAAACCAGCTCTCAGTCACAACCAGCCACAAAGGTAGCTCCTGAcaaaaaggagaggagggaagcaAGAGGAGTAGTGGAGACTAAGCTGTATCAGGCAAAATGCTCTGCATCACAgtgcagcaaacacagcatcaTCCATCTGTGACAGCAGGGCCTGGCCCATTCTAAACTGTGGTCTTATAAAACGTTCTAGTTCTCGAACCTTGTGCTACATCTAGGCCCTCCAATTCTATCACAGTGTCTTAAAACAACTTTTCTGGACTGTAGATTGATTGAACTTTCTCTGGCTTGTTCTCCTTCCAAAACACTATAGctttaacaagaaaaatccaGGGCACAGATTTTTACAATTCGTTAATGAAGTGGACAAATGAGTCTTTCTATTAGatgagatgaaaataaaattttaaaaacattccagTACATCTCTCAACACTTGGTAGCTATTGGGAAATAAACACACCATATCAACCAGCATGCAATTTCTTAAATTTACATTGTTTTCTGCTGCCTATGCAACTCTTTTTTCAAAGAGACTAGGAGCTGTGGAGTAAAGTCCCTTtgggaaaaatcttttttaaaatgaaattttatgcAGGTATTACGTTTGtggagacattttaaaaataacgTTCTCATCAGCAATCTTAATGCTAATCTACAgccaaaactgctgctgttcattGTTTCACAGGTGCCATACCTTGGAATTATAGAGATTTCTAAGATTCTAAGAGATCAAATTCTGCAACAGAATATGACTTTGAAGCTAAAATGTTTCAAAGGCAGGTACGAGCTTTATGCAGGTTTAGTATTAAATAAAAGATGGAAGTATTGAATTTAATTGCTGTAATTTACTTGATAATAATTGCAGATAACTTCTGCTCAACTCAAAATAATGGTGATGAGGAATcataaaacaaagtaaaatttgCTGAGCAATATCCTAAAGACCTGCGcagattttaatgaaacattttttaaaaaagtagagTAATTATGCTCTTTCTCTAGGATCTGAACTACTTATTGTAAAGaacaacatttttcaaaattaagatATGTTTGTTTAGATTATTTGGAGGGTTAAGGTATTGAACTATTCTTTAAGAGGCCAAAAAAAGCAGGGTCAAAAAACCACATtcaaaacaaggaggaaaatttGAGAAATATGAGTACTGTAATACTATGCTGTTGAAACAGGAAGACTGTGAAAGCAATTTATTACCCTGGCTTCTGTATCCCTCCCTTTCACTGCTGGTTTACTTAGCAGAAGAtcttgacattaaaaaaaaacttaaaagtttTTATCTCTTGTTACAGAGGAAACCAGTTTGTAGTCTCTAGGTTCTACTGAGACCGCTTTTTGTCAAGGTGGTATCTTGTGGGTTTAGTTTAAAGGCAGTATTTTCTAAAGAGAGCACAGGACCTTTCTGCACAGGGCCATCTGCAATTGCTGCACTGCACAATCTGAACAGACCTGTTGGCACTGTCATCCAGCGTTCGCTCAAACCACTGCACGGCGGCTGTTTGGAGGGGATCCATCACCAGCGTCATCAGGTGCCGAGCGAGGCTGCAGCAGCGCTCTGAACGCATTGGGTTCCTCTTGTACGGCATAGCACTCGAACCTgtcaaaggaggaaaaaggatgCAAACAGGGCAACAGCAGGAGTGCATTCGGCAAGAAGAGATGAAGGTCCTCccccaggaaagaaaaatgtgtcaggAATCACAGTTTTGACTAAAGCTTCAAAACACAACAATTTTCTAAGGGCAATATGTAATAACGAAAATGACACTACCACTTTCCCCTTCAGACCAGAAACATTGAAATGTGGGCACAGAAAGAGTGAGAATACATTTTTGCAATTCTGCAAAATGGAAGTACTACCACATAAAAAGGACAAATAGTCTTACTTTTTAATGTAGTATTTAGCACCATCTCTCTAAGGCTACCCATGGTAATCTTAGCAGTGTTTGAGCCTCCATCTGTTCAATAACACTGTCCTTCAAAGTCAGATGGTTAGACTGCTGCCTGTTGCTCTAGTGAATGGATATTAAAATCATCCACAGAATGTAGAATGGTACAAGTACTAGACAGGACTAAGGCTTAATTTGCTGATTCAATTTTATACAACTATTTAGGGGATCTGAACTTTCAGCCAAGAGCCAAAACACTacatttcctttcccctctctaGCAATGTCAGAATCACATCATCGGTATTCTTCTGGCAAGGGTGAAAGGGTCCACCCTAGCTCCATTGTTCCTAATTTGTCTGCttataaagataaaaatgctgAGTTGAGCTGAAAACCTACTTTCCAGTCAGCTTCATGAGGACAGGAAAATGTTACGCACTCCTCAGACCCAAGTCTTCCTCTCTAGGCAATGGGACATACATGAGTACTTCTTCTCTCCCCCCAAACACGGAAAGTGCACAAATACAACTCTGATTTTAATTACTTAATATCCAGAAACCTTTAGGTAaggtgttttcttctttttccttttcttctgcccccctttctttttgctttaaaaggaCCCAAAATACTAACAATGTCAACTCCAGTTGATTTAAAGCAACTTCTGTCAGTGACATTTCTAAGTTTGTTTCAAAGGCCACACCACATAAATGAAAAGACATATACACCAGTCCAGGAAATCTCTCTCATCCCTTACCAATCTGGTCTTTCTCAAAAGGCTCCTCTATCTCCTTCAGGTTGGCCAAAAGACGAATGTCAGTGCAAATCTAGAAAGAAAGCATAAGAAATTaacaaaacagaaccaaacTGACACACACCAATATATCTTACTCTCAGTGCTCTTGGAGAATCTTTGCATCTATGTGCAAGAAGTACACTGGGAGCAGTGAaaaatttgacaaaaaaatTGGCACTGCAATCCTACTTCCTGGCCTAAAAATGTTTgtcaagaaaacaaagaaaacagcattagaTGAGAACAGGACTCCAACAAGGGCAAATGTTTGCAGGGAATGGAATACAGATCAGAAGAGAACACTGAAAATGCATAACAAAATTACTCGGTGACTTGCAAACACATATAATGTGTGCTCActgaactgggaaaaaaccaaaacagaagaaaataccacAGATTACTTCAgcccaggaggaggaagagggagggaacagaaataaatcaatgAAAAGAATCCACAAGGACAGAGAGGATAACACCATTATCAGAAAGGCAATTAACTAGGACCAAATGGGGAAATTTAAAAACTCACACACCACTAGGGAAGACATGTACTCTAATGGGATCAATTTAGCATAGATTAGACTAATATCTGGTGTGGGAGTTGTTAACCCATCTTGGAATCTGCTCAGTTAACTTGCTTTATTTGTCACTGGTCTTAAGATCTTTGAGATTTGAGTACCAGGTGTGTACCCAGCGGTGAATTTACACAATCACAAAGAAGACAGCTGAACAAGGAACACCAGTATTTCTTGAGAAGAGCATTCTGCACCATGAGCATGCTCCTTCAAGATCTGAAatctttctccctcttctcaATGTATGCAAGTAGGGTGCTCACCTTGTGTATAGAAGCCCCCAGActggccagcacagccaggactcCAATGTCCACCTTGCGACTGTAAGTCTGCCCTGTGACCATGTAAGCCCTAGAAACAAGCACACAAGCTGAGTGTTCCAGCCAGACACAACAATACTGCAAGACTTTGAGCAAGGAATGACATGGCTCTTGAAGTGGAGGGCTGTCATTCTGCCCTGATGAAAACGACTTTGGATTCAGGCTGTCAATTTCTTAGGGCAGCATGAGATGGGAGAGAGgtaaacagaggaaaaatggaCAGCTGTGCTTTGACAGGGAGACAAGTAGAAGTGGCCTATTTAGGAGGTGAAGCTTCATGTGGGAAAATGCAACTGAGAATGGAAGATAGCAAGGGGGAATAagtgaacagcagcacagatgtCGGTTTGGCAACCAGGGGAATCTGGGCCAACACCACCAGCAGGAGTCACACACTGCTAAGAATACTTGTTACATACCGCTTAAATCCTGCCTTTGCAGTCACTAATCTGTCCAGTTCTTCAACCTTGGGATGAAGCGAAAAATAAGAGTTCAAAATACAACTCAGGTAAGGTCAGCAAGAGCAAAAACGatcctttgcttttctcagtttactgtcaaaaaaatcttttacttTCTGTGAAACATCCCTTC encodes:
- the ADSL gene encoding adenylosuccinate lyase, producing MAAPGQEEDAMARYRSPLVSRYASAEMAFNFSERKKFGTWRRLWLYLAQAEKSLGLPITDEQIREMEANLDNIDFKMAAEEEKKLRHDVMAHVHTFAHCCPKAAAIIHLGATSCYVGDNTDLIVLRDGFNLLLPKLARVISRLADFAEKYADMPALGFTHYQPAQLTTVGKRCCLWIQDLCMDLQSLERARDDLRFRGVKGTTGTQASFLQLFEGDHSKVEELDRLVTAKAGFKRAYMVTGQTYSRKVDIGVLAVLASLGASIHKICTDIRLLANLKEIEEPFEKDQIGSSAMPYKRNPMRSERCCSLARHLMTLVMDPLQTAAVQWFERTLDDSANRRVCLAEAFLTADIILSTLQNVSEGLVVYPKVIERRIRQELPFMATENIIMAMVKAGGNRQDCHEKIRVLSQQAAAVVKQEGGDNDFIARVRADPYFSPIHKQLESLLDPSSFTGRAPQQVAKFLKEEVRPALIPYQSQMGGKIELAL